GCAATGTTTGGTATGTGGCAATGGAGCCATCTGCTAACTTACCAATAAAAGCATGGACGCAAACTTGACGACCTCCAGGTTTATCCTGATTCCAATGATTATTGTATTGGTTCTTTCCGAGCAAACCATCATCTGGACCAACATATCTCTTCAACCATGGGTTGTTAGCCCCTGTTGAATGAACCATTATACCCTTCGGTTTTATTGTTTTGCCTGCTTTGTAGCAGGCATTGTTCGTAAGTATTAGTTTGTATAATTTCATTATAATCACCTCAACATTTAATCATTTGGCTCAGGTGTAAGATGGACAGGGTACAGGTGATAGGTAAACTTTAAATCACAATAAGCATTTGATGATGTTCCATCACTTCCCATACAGATATACAGTCCATAACCTGCTGGAACTCTGGCCTGCCGCATTTGAATATGAATGTGCAAGGATTCTGCTGAAGTATTCGATCCGACAGGTGTACTCCGTTGAATTCTAGTGAATGTCTCCTCATCATTGGAAATATACAAGTCCAGTTCCTTTTCACTAGTATCCGATTGACGACAAAGAGTTATCAAATGGCAATCATAAGCCGTCGTATACAATTCTCCACCCTGACCGCCAATAACCACACTATTAATAGGTAATATCGTGTGCAAAGGACCACGAACACTGTTTGCACCGCCTGAACCCGAGACATTACCCGACAAAATATATCTTGAATAGGCCGACCGGGTGAAGTCACTAATAATAGCCGTTGCTGTGGATGAGAGAGGTATTGCGGAAGTCACATTTTCTGCTCTTTCAAGTAGAAAAAGGCTCTCACCTGCCTCAACGGTAGTACTACCTATGGAAAACCTTTGACTTGTCCAGTAAGCTGTACAAATTGGGTTTGGATCAGTCCCAGTTCCATAGGCAATATTCATTTCGTCATCAATGCCCCTTATAGCTCTAGCAAGTGTCTTAACTGTATTACGAAGGGTGTCTT
The nucleotide sequence above comes from Candidatus Cloacimonadota bacterium. Encoded proteins:
- a CDS encoding amidase gives rise to the protein MKLYKLILTNNACYKAGKTIKPKGIMVHSTGANNPWLKRYVGPDDGLLGKNQYNNHWNQDKPGGRQVCVHAFIGKLADGSIATYQTL